From one Triticum urartu cultivar G1812 chromosome 3, Tu2.1, whole genome shotgun sequence genomic stretch:
- the LOC125543274 gene encoding probable glycerol-3-phosphate acyltransferase 3, with product MALKPFSKSLLAFYRLLRRRLGNPLGQYHHLQSSSGISTCPKIIQTCLRVPQDDEHLRNKTLVLDVEGGLLRSTSTFPYFMLIAIEAGSFLRGFILLCLYPLLCCLTQEVETKIMVMVCFVGLREEKVVRVARATLPKYFLEDVGREGLEVVRGVKRVAGVCRLIPRVMAEAFLKEYTGFEVVVGREVKMIRGRYVGLLGNESEARLGQAKFDQNEMIGFGSSSSYFDYDHHQLFSRCKEVHLVTREDKRKWSPLTRDQYPRPLIFHDGRLAFRPTPQATLAMFMWLPLSLPLTVLRTLIFVKLPYSISVAIGAVIGVTTRVINSPVHSGQVGCDEPHAQPSPQGHLYVCNHRTLLDPVYISAMLNKQVSTVTYSVSRVSELLSPIGTVRLTRNRDEDRRRMEQSLRQGDLVVCPEGTTCREPYLLRFSPLFVELVDEVYPVALVNWSGMFHGTSTGNFKYLDHFYYFMNPRPAYDVQFMDKMPTRMVIQGKRCESKEVANLVQGEIGRTLGFRSTTLTRKDKYLRLAGNEGFADTK from the exons ATGGCTTTAAAGCCCTTCTCCAAATCTCTCCTTGCCTTCTACCGCTTACTTCGCCGAAGGTTAGGGAATCCGCTAGGCCAGTATCATCACCTGCAAAGCTCGAGCGGCATATCTACCTGTCCTAAGATCATCCAGACATGCTTGAGAGTGCCACAAGATGATGAACACCTCCGGAACAAAACTCTAGTCCTAGATGTTGAAGGAGGTCTCCTGAGGTCTACATCTACCTTCCCTTATTTCATGCTTATTGCAATAGAGGCAGGTAGTTTCCTAAGAGGTTTCATCCTACTATGCCTCTACCCTTTGCTATGTTGCCTGACACAAGAAGTAGAAACAAAGATCATGGTCATGGTGTGCTTCGTGGGGTTAAGGGAGGAGAAGGTGGTTAGGGTTGCACGGGCCACTTTGCCCAAGTATTTCCTAGAGGATGTGGGGAGGGAAGGACTTGAGGTGGTGAGAGGGGTAAAGAGGGTGGCAGGGGTTTGTAGGTTGATCCCTAGGGTTATGGCGGAAGCATTTCTTAAGGAGTATACAGGATTTGAAGTGGTTGTGGGAAGGGAGGTGAAGATGATAAGAGGGCGTTATGTTGGTTTATTGGGAAATGAGAGTGAAGCAAGGCTAGGGCAGGCAAAGTTCGACCAAAACGAGATGATAGGGTTTGGAAGCAGCTCAAGCTATTTTGACTATGATCATCACCAGCTTTTCTCTCGGTGCAAG GAAGTACACTTGGTGACACGAGAAGATAAGAGAAAATGGTCACCCTTGACAAGGGACCAGTACCCAAGACCCTTGATCTTCCATGATGGCAGGCTAGCCTTTAGGCCTACCCCTCAGGCCACCCTAGCCATGTTCATGTGGCTCCCACTTTCCCTCCCTCTCACCGTGCTCCGAACACTAATCTTTGTGAAACTACCATATTCTATCTCCGTCGCAATCGGGGCTGTAATAGGAGTAACGACCCGGGTCATCAACTCACCAGTCCACAGTGGTCAAGTGGGCTGCGATGAACCACATGCCCAGCCCAGCCCACAGGGCCACCTTTACGTGTGCAACCACCGCACACTTCTCGACCCGGTGTACATCTCGGCAATGCTGAACAAGCAGGTGTCAACCGTCACATACAGTGTCAGCCGTGTAAGTGAGCTCCTATCACCAATCGGGACTGTCCGGCTGACCCGAAACAGAGATGAGGACCGGAGGAGGATGGAGCAGTCACTGAGGCAGGGGGACCTGGTGGTCTGCCCTGAGGGGACCACATGCCGGGAGCCATACCTGCTCCGCTTCAGCCCTCTGTTTGTCGAGCTCGTTGATGAGGTCTACCCAGTGGCACTGGTGAACTGGTCCGGCATGTTCCACGGCACCTCCACCGGCAATTTCAAGTATCTAGACCACTTCTACTACTTCATGAACCCACGCCCAGCGTATGATGTTCAGTTCATGGACAAGATGCCAACAAGGATGGTGATCCAAGGGAAGAGATGCGAGAGCAAAGAGGTGGCCAATCTGGTGCAAGGTGAGATTGGTAGGACTCTTGGGTTTCGATCCACCACACTCACCCGTAAGGACAAGTACTTGAGGCTGGCAGGAAATGAAGGGTTTGCTGATACAAAGTAG